The DNA sequence TCAAACACCGAAGGTATATCCAGCACAAGCTTAATCTCAGTTTCCAGAGGAACAGGTACAAACGTTATAATCCCCATCCCTCCGCCGCTAAGGTTCACCAGTATCCCGGGTATCTGCGTATTACCATGTAACTCCGGGAGCCTAAGATCCACGAGTTCAGCGAGGTCACGCAACACCGGCACTCTGTGGAACCTCCGCCGTTCCATCTTCTGTCGTTCATCTTGGCTTCCGTTAAAACCGCGGTTATCGTTAGATTTCAATACTTAGCCCCCATATTATCAAGGATATTCTTAAGCGCCTTAATTGCGAGCCTAAACTTTTCCGGCCCTGAGAACCCGCTCATTTTCTCTGCTTTCCCGAGATGCGGTTCAAGCACAAGGAAGTAGTCGCGTTTAGCATTTTTATACACAGCTAAAGTATCAGGTATCTGCCCCTGCCCTTCACCTGCGAGGTTAATGATCCAGGGTTCAGTCTTTGTTGCGTCCTTAATATGGAACATATCAAGCTGATCTTTTACTATAGGAAACGCACCGGTATGCGGTTTCACCCCGGCAATAACATAATTTGCAGCATCAAACAAAACCTTAAGGTTCGGCGAGTTAACTGTCTTAACGACATCCATAACGTACAACGGTTTCTCGCCATATAGCTCACCCTCGTTCTCAAGTTCAAGCATAACACCGTGTTTTTCCGCAAGCGCAGCCATAACCTTCATCCTGCGCATAACTTCTTCGCGATAATTATCCGGTGCTTCAGTTTTTGGCACATAAA is a window from the Elusimicrobiota bacterium genome containing:
- a CDS encoding PilZ domain-containing protein; translation: MKSNDNRGFNGSQDERQKMERRRFHRVPVLRDLAELVDLRLPELHGNTQIPGILVNLSGGGMGIITFVPVPLETEIKLVLDIPSVFDKIRIEGTVVRSIEKQGSFLIGVKFTKVPDKAVKMMKHMGEDYMDCETKLSFGVTDVCLRACSYHPLCTKKVKI
- a CDS encoding sugar phosphate isomerase/epimerase; the protein is MFILSAFGDEIAPELNEQLDLLESEGIKYLDLRGVWGKNVKLLNDEDCEKIKKILDTRGFKLSTIGSPVGKIKITDDFEPEIKVLERMIHLAKFFGTKYIRVFSFYVPKTEAPDNYREEVMRRMKVMAALAEKHGVMLELENEGELYGEKPLYVMDVVKTVNSPNLKVLFDAANYVIAGVKPHTGAFPIVKDQLDMFHIKDATKTEPWIINLAGEGQGQIPDTLAVYKNAKRDYFLVLEPHLGKAEKMSGFSGPEKFRLAIKALKNILDNMGAKY